A region from the Colwellia sp. PAMC 21821 genome encodes:
- a CDS encoding alpha/beta fold hydrolase codes for MQQESIYISDGEDQLHLRHIWKNVGGVPIFMLHGLIENGFIFYTEKGKGLACYLAEQGFDVYVADLRGRGKSRPAINSTSTFGQYEAITRDIPLFLEKIQHLNSQKVHLIAHSWGGVLITSFLARYPQWLAKVHTKTCFGTKRVVTVKTFEAYFKLGLMWRYIAPILAKKRGYFDAKKFKFGSDSETLLSLKESIAWVIPGQWRDQNDGFDYFLAAQNVTWPPTWHFTGINDQALGHKQDVKLFIDECGNSAAKFSVLSKQAGNLADYDHINILTHAQSVHDHFPKLVTWLKAQALNS; via the coding sequence ATGCAACAAGAATCAATTTATATAAGCGATGGTGAAGATCAGCTTCACTTACGTCATATCTGGAAGAATGTGGGCGGTGTGCCAATTTTTATGTTGCATGGCTTAATTGAGAACGGCTTTATTTTTTATACAGAAAAAGGTAAGGGATTAGCCTGTTATCTTGCAGAACAAGGTTTTGATGTTTATGTTGCTGACTTACGTGGGCGAGGGAAAAGCCGACCAGCGATAAATTCGACATCGACATTCGGCCAATACGAAGCTATCACAAGAGATATTCCGTTATTTTTAGAAAAAATACAGCATTTAAATAGCCAAAAAGTTCATCTTATTGCGCATTCATGGGGAGGCGTATTAATAACGAGCTTTTTGGCTCGATATCCGCAATGGCTTGCTAAAGTTCACACTAAAACGTGTTTTGGAACCAAGCGAGTTGTCACGGTTAAAACCTTTGAAGCTTATTTCAAATTAGGTTTAATGTGGCGCTATATCGCACCAATATTAGCAAAAAAACGGGGCTATTTTGATGCGAAAAAATTTAAATTTGGCTCTGATAGTGAAACACTTTTGTCGCTAAAAGAAAGTATAGCATGGGTTATTCCAGGACAATGGCGTGATCAAAATGATGGTTTTGACTACTTTCTTGCCGCACAAAATGTGACTTGGCCACCCACTTGGCATTTTACCGGTATCAATGATCAAGCTTTAGGGCACAAGCAAGATGTAAAGTTGTTTATTGACGAATGTGGCAATAGCGCAGCAAAATTTTCAGTACTTTCAAAACAGGCGGGTAACTTAGCCGATTATGACCACATTAATATTTTAACTCATGCGCAGTCGGTACATGATCACTTTCCAAAACTTGTTACTTGGCTAAAAGCACAGGCATTAAATAGCTGA